A single genomic interval of Sceloporus undulatus isolate JIND9_A2432 ecotype Alabama chromosome 2, SceUnd_v1.1, whole genome shotgun sequence harbors:
- the ALDOB gene encoding fructose-bisphosphate aldolase B — MTHQFPALSPEQKKALSDTAQRIVASGKGILAADESVGTMGNRLQRIKVENTEENRRTFRDILFSSDASISQQIGGVIFFHETLYQKDNSGKLFPAVIKGKGIVVGIKLDKGTAPLAGTNGETTIQGLDGLAERCAQYKKDGADFGKWRAVLKISDTTPSTLAIQENANTLARYASICQQHGLVPIVEPEILPDGDHDLQRCQYVTEKVLAAVYKALNDHHVYLEGTLLKPNMVTAGHACTKKYTPEEVAMATVTALLRTVPAAVPGICFLSGGQSEEEASINLNAINLCPLPKPWKLTFSYGRALQASALAAWSGKPENKKAAQEAFMKRAKINGLACQGQYITSGKSSGAATQSLFTASYTY; from the exons ATGACCCACCAGTTTCCAGCTCTCTCTCCGGAGCAGAAGAAGGCTCTCTCTGACACAGCGCAGAGGATAGTGGCTTCTGGCAAAGGAATCCTGGCTGCAGATGAATCTGTGG GTACTATGGGCAACAGACTGCAGCGCATTAAAGTGGAGAACACAGAAGAGAATCGCCGCACCTTCCGTGATATCCTCTTCTCTTCAGATGCCTCCATCAGTCAGCAGATTGGGGGTGTAATTTTTTTCCATGAGACCCTCTATCAAAAGGATAATAGTGGAAAGCTCTTCCCAGCTGTCATCAAAGGCAAGGGCATCGTGGTTGGAATCAAG CTGGATAAAGGCACAGCTCCACTGGCAGGGACAAATGGAGAAACCACCATTCAAG GTCTGGATGGCCTTGCTGAACGTTGTGCTCAGTACAAGAAAGATGGAGCTGATTTTGGCAAGTGGCGTGCTGTGCTGAAAATCTCAGATACAACTCCTTCTACTCTTGCCATCCAGGAGAATGCTAACACATTGGCACGTTACGCCAGTATCTGCCAACAG CATGGACTAGTCCCAATTGTGGAACCTGAGATCTTGCCTGATGGAGATCATGACCTCCAGCGGTGCCAATACGTAACAGAAAAG GTGCTGGCTGCTGTTTATAAGGCTCTGAATGATCATCATGTCTATCTGGAGGGGACACTACTGAAACCCAACATGGTCACTGCTGGACATGCATGCACCAAGAAGTACACCCCTGAAGAAGTGGCCATGGCAACAGTTACAGCTCTCCTCCgcactgtccctgctgctgttcctg GAATCTGTTTCCTTTCTGGAGGCCAAAGTGAAGAGGAGGCTTCCATCAACCTCAATGCCATCAATCTGTGCCCTCTACCTAAACCTTGGAAGCTGACTTTCTCCTATGGACGGGCCCTGCAGGCGTCGGCTCTTGCTGCCTGGTCTGGCAAACCTGAAAACAAGAAGGCTGCCCAAGAGGCCTTCATGAAACGGGCAAAG atCAATGGTTTGGCTTGCCAAGGCCAATACATCACTTCTGGAAAGAGCAGCGGGGCAGCCACTCAGTCGCTTTTTACTGCCAGTTACACATACTAG